The following proteins are encoded in a genomic region of Arthrobacter jiangjiafuii:
- a CDS encoding acyltransferase family protein, with product MAVTTQEAEHVSAASPQGKARKPRFRTDIQAMRALAVVLVVLNHLWPLRLPGGYVGVDVFFVISGFLISSHLMREIEATGRVRIGAFYSRRARRLFPAAFVVLAASMLVAVAFLPHPRWIPTAQEVLASVFYGENWLLAAKSVDYSAMTEAASAVQHYWSLSVEEQFYLLWPLALILLSLLARRTGSALRPVVLTGVVSVAVLSLAYSIYVTAAAPDLAYFATPARVWEFAVGALIGLAGVRLKSLVLRNVLAVAGFGMIIASALTFDGLTPFPGWTAMVPVVGSAVVILSGTGEGRLVHDRLTGLAPVQFIGKISYSLYLWHWPLIVAAPFVFGVVPTAPYKLVILAVSILLAWLTKRWVEDSWIKSGGRRVERRGNGFRKPIAGMAAVAVAAVLLGVAGNAKENQAVEFAVAGADGPCYGAAAVGNRDCGDPFAIPVAVPDMGNDNVYTVVPDECGEPADHLLDGGSPATCDFSNGNQHAEVVWLVGDSHAQQWQMAVLALGQERGWIVKRSYLGGCPLTDATVVSFAGSKITGEKSEHCTRWTRAVTGAVETDRPSRVFVSMFASREVVEDGSDDPQNVQFANGLVRDWQRWIDAGITVVPIYDPPLNGVGRAVECLSLNGETPLSCAVPKDQAIESNPLADAVERMDHDQIKPVDLTDYFCDARSCYSAVGGVSLYYDANHLNGQLVKQLAPQIASAID from the coding sequence ATGGCCGTTACCACACAAGAGGCTGAGCACGTCAGCGCCGCCTCGCCGCAGGGAAAGGCCAGGAAGCCCCGCTTCCGCACCGATATACAGGCTATGCGTGCCCTCGCCGTGGTCCTGGTGGTGCTGAACCATCTCTGGCCGCTCCGTTTACCCGGAGGCTACGTGGGCGTGGACGTTTTCTTCGTCATCTCGGGCTTCCTGATCTCGTCCCACCTGATGCGTGAGATTGAGGCCACCGGACGGGTGCGGATTGGTGCTTTCTATTCCCGGCGTGCCCGGCGCCTTTTCCCGGCGGCTTTCGTGGTGCTGGCGGCCTCTATGCTGGTGGCGGTTGCCTTCCTGCCTCATCCACGCTGGATCCCAACGGCGCAGGAAGTCCTGGCAAGCGTCTTCTATGGCGAAAACTGGCTACTTGCGGCAAAGAGCGTGGACTACTCGGCGATGACCGAAGCAGCGTCGGCTGTGCAGCACTATTGGTCCCTTTCCGTCGAGGAACAGTTCTACCTCCTGTGGCCGCTGGCCCTCATCCTGCTCTCGCTGTTGGCCCGGAGAACGGGCAGCGCACTGCGCCCGGTCGTCCTGACCGGCGTCGTGTCCGTCGCTGTCCTGTCGCTCGCCTATAGCATCTACGTCACCGCAGCCGCCCCCGATCTGGCCTATTTCGCGACTCCCGCGCGGGTGTGGGAATTCGCTGTCGGCGCGTTGATCGGGCTCGCCGGCGTGCGGCTGAAATCGTTGGTGCTCCGCAACGTCCTGGCCGTGGCCGGCTTTGGCATGATTATCGCCAGCGCCCTCACCTTCGACGGGTTGACGCCGTTCCCGGGCTGGACGGCAATGGTACCGGTCGTGGGCAGCGCCGTGGTGATTCTATCCGGCACGGGGGAGGGGAGGCTGGTCCACGACCGGCTGACGGGACTGGCGCCGGTCCAGTTCATCGGGAAGATCTCCTATTCCCTCTACCTGTGGCACTGGCCGTTGATTGTCGCGGCGCCGTTCGTTTTTGGCGTCGTCCCCACTGCGCCTTACAAATTGGTCATTCTGGCGGTTTCAATCCTGCTGGCTTGGCTGACGAAAAGGTGGGTGGAGGATAGCTGGATCAAGAGCGGCGGCCGTCGTGTGGAGCGGCGGGGAAACGGTTTCAGGAAGCCTATCGCCGGCATGGCCGCGGTTGCTGTCGCGGCGGTGCTGCTTGGCGTTGCGGGCAACGCGAAGGAAAACCAGGCTGTTGAATTTGCAGTAGCAGGCGCGGATGGCCCCTGCTACGGGGCTGCCGCGGTGGGGAACCGGGACTGTGGCGATCCCTTTGCGATTCCGGTTGCCGTACCGGACATGGGCAACGACAACGTGTACACGGTTGTGCCTGATGAGTGTGGCGAGCCAGCGGACCACTTGCTCGACGGTGGAAGCCCGGCGACCTGCGATTTCTCTAACGGTAACCAGCACGCGGAGGTTGTCTGGCTGGTGGGGGATTCACACGCCCAACAATGGCAGATGGCCGTCCTGGCCTTGGGCCAGGAGCGCGGATGGATCGTGAAGCGGAGCTACCTCGGGGGCTGTCCCCTGACGGATGCCACCGTGGTCTCCTTCGCCGGCTCGAAGATCACGGGCGAAAAGTCCGAGCACTGCACACGGTGGACCCGGGCTGTCACCGGCGCCGTGGAGACTGATCGGCCGAGCAGAGTGTTCGTTAGCATGTTCGCTTCCCGCGAGGTGGTGGAGGATGGTTCCGACGACCCGCAGAACGTCCAATTCGCTAACGGACTCGTCCGCGATTGGCAGCGATGGATCGATGCCGGAATCACCGTCGTGCCGATTTACGATCCGCCACTGAACGGAGTCGGGCGCGCCGTTGAATGCCTGTCACTCAATGGGGAGACGCCGCTGTCGTGTGCCGTACCGAAAGACCAGGCGATCGAATCAAATCCGCTTGCGGACGCTGTGGAACGGATGGACCATGACCAGATCAAACCCGTAGACCTGACCGATTACTTCTGCGACGCCAGGAGTTGCTACAGCGCGGTGGGCGGCGTCTCTTTGTACTACGACGCCAACCACCTCAACGGCCAGTTGGTAAAACAGCTGGCCCCGCAGATCGCGTCAGCTATTGACTAA
- a CDS encoding NUDIX hydrolase: MSAYTELKALGATASTRTISLDTTLELLRRSVDPAVARRAAVLILFGNLDDKPADFHSAGVPDELDVLLVERAATLNDHPGQVAFPGGAVDAGDAGPKAAALREAQEETGLDPAGVVVLGTLPEVGLPVSNFLVTPVLGWWDRPTPVDVVDYGESASVFRVPVADLLNPENRRTAVISRGSESHRSPAFLVNGVLVWGFTGIILNAVLEELGWALPWDAAREVVPVL, encoded by the coding sequence GTGAGCGCCTACACCGAGTTGAAGGCCCTGGGCGCCACGGCATCCACCCGCACCATCAGCCTGGACACCACCCTGGAACTGCTCCGCCGCAGCGTCGATCCGGCCGTCGCCCGCCGTGCTGCCGTGCTGATCCTGTTCGGCAACCTGGATGACAAACCGGCGGACTTCCATTCCGCCGGGGTGCCCGATGAGCTTGATGTCCTGCTGGTTGAACGTGCCGCAACGCTGAACGACCACCCCGGGCAGGTGGCTTTCCCCGGCGGAGCGGTGGATGCCGGAGACGCCGGGCCCAAGGCCGCAGCCCTGCGCGAGGCGCAGGAGGAGACGGGACTGGACCCGGCCGGCGTCGTCGTCCTGGGAACCCTGCCCGAGGTGGGCCTGCCGGTCAGTAACTTCCTGGTCACTCCGGTCCTGGGTTGGTGGGACCGGCCTACCCCCGTGGACGTGGTGGACTACGGCGAATCGGCTTCCGTGTTCCGGGTGCCGGTGGCGGATCTGCTCAATCCGGAGAACCGTCGGACAGCCGTGATTTCCCGCGGATCCGAGTCGCACCGTTCGCCGGCGTTTCTGGTGAACGGCGTACTGGTGTGGGGCTTTACCGGCATCATCCTCAATGCAGTACTCGAGGAACTGGGCTGGGCCCTGCCGTGGGATGCCGCCCGGGAAGTGGTGCCGGTTCTTTAA
- the nth gene encoding endonuclease III — protein sequence MVPRFQADPSLLAIKRRARKINRLLGELYPYAVAELDFTNAFELLIATVLSAQTTDIRVNAVTPVLFARYPDAKAMAEADEADLQELIRPTGFFRAKAAAIKALSTRLVDEYDGEVPGKLEDLVTLPGVGRKTANVVLGNAFGIPGLTVDTHFGRLSRRFGWTTAKDPVKVEEDVAELFEPKDWTPLSNRVVFHGRRVCHARNPACGACAVAQLCPSYGEGETDPEKARKLLKYELAPGREELHARMMAAETRAQLRAAGYGLEA from the coding sequence ATGGTGCCGCGCTTCCAAGCTGATCCCTCGCTGCTCGCAATCAAACGCAGGGCCCGAAAGATCAACCGGCTGCTGGGGGAGTTGTATCCCTACGCCGTGGCCGAACTGGACTTCACCAACGCTTTTGAGCTGCTGATCGCCACGGTGCTGTCCGCGCAGACCACCGATATCAGGGTCAACGCCGTCACGCCGGTGCTTTTTGCGCGCTATCCGGATGCCAAGGCCATGGCCGAAGCGGACGAGGCGGACCTGCAGGAACTGATCCGCCCCACCGGCTTTTTCCGGGCCAAGGCCGCCGCCATCAAGGCGCTGTCCACCCGGCTGGTGGATGAATACGACGGCGAGGTCCCTGGGAAGTTGGAGGACCTCGTCACGCTGCCGGGCGTCGGGCGGAAAACGGCCAACGTGGTGCTTGGCAACGCCTTCGGAATTCCCGGCCTCACCGTCGACACGCACTTTGGCCGGCTCTCCCGCCGCTTCGGCTGGACCACCGCCAAAGACCCGGTGAAGGTCGAGGAGGACGTGGCCGAGCTCTTTGAACCCAAGGACTGGACACCGCTGTCCAACCGGGTGGTCTTCCACGGACGGAGGGTCTGCCACGCCAGGAACCCGGCCTGCGGGGCGTGCGCCGTCGCGCAGCTGTGCCCCTCCTACGGCGAGGGCGAGACGGATCCCGAGAAGGCCAGGAAACTGCTGAAGTATGAGCTGGCCCCGGGCCGCGAGGAACTGCATGCCCGGATGATGGCGGCGGAGACCCGCGCCCAGCTCCGCGCGGCAGGCTACGGGCTGGAAGCGTGA
- the acs gene encoding acetate--CoA ligase gives MSEQPPVKTHGDALENLLHEHRAFPPSADFAANAVAKPSLYEEAAAEGPEFWARQARSLLTWEEDFTETLDWSDAPFAKWFGGGKINAAYNALDRHVEEGRGDRVAIHFEGEPGDTRTYTYAQLTEKVKKAANAFESLGVAKGDRVAVYLPMIPEAVITMLACARIGAVHSVVFGGFSADALRSRIDDAEAKLVVTADGSYRRGKPTALKPAVDESLVKDGHTVTSVVVVKRNGEPVQWTEGRDLWWDDVVGTASAEHTAVGHESEHPLFILYTSGTTGKPKGILHTTGGYLAQTAFTHLNTFDLKPETDVYWCTADIGWVTGHSYVTYAPLVNGATQLIYEGTPDTPHQGRWWELVEKYKVSILYTAPTAIRTCMKWGRDIPGKFNLDSIRVLGSVGEPINPEAWMWYRTVIGGNGGKKDVPAPIVDTWWQTETGAHMIAPMPGVTATKPGSAQVAVPGISIDVVDEMGESVPNGSGGFLVIKEPWPAMLRGIWGDPERFKQTYWSRFDNMYFAGDGAKKDEDGDIWLLGRVDDVMNVSGHRLSTTEIESALVSHPSVAEAAVVGASDETTGEAVVAFVILRGSAKDDDDIVTTLRNHVGKEIGPIAKPRHILVVPELPKTRSGKIMRRLLKDVAEGREAGDSSTLADNTVMTQIAESMRK, from the coding sequence ATGTCTGAACAGCCCCCCGTCAAGACGCACGGCGATGCACTGGAGAATCTGCTCCACGAGCACCGGGCCTTTCCGCCCAGCGCGGATTTTGCCGCCAACGCCGTGGCCAAGCCGTCCCTCTATGAAGAAGCAGCGGCGGAGGGGCCGGAATTTTGGGCCCGTCAGGCCCGCAGCCTGCTGACATGGGAGGAAGACTTCACCGAGACCCTGGACTGGTCCGACGCCCCCTTCGCCAAGTGGTTTGGCGGCGGAAAGATCAACGCCGCCTACAACGCCTTGGACCGCCATGTCGAAGAAGGCCGCGGCGACCGGGTGGCCATTCACTTTGAAGGCGAACCCGGCGACACCCGCACCTACACCTACGCCCAGCTCACCGAAAAGGTCAAGAAGGCAGCCAACGCCTTCGAGTCGCTCGGCGTCGCCAAGGGCGACCGCGTGGCCGTCTACCTGCCGATGATTCCCGAGGCAGTGATCACCATGCTCGCCTGCGCCCGCATCGGCGCGGTGCACTCGGTGGTCTTCGGCGGCTTCTCCGCTGACGCCCTGCGCAGCCGGATCGACGACGCCGAAGCCAAGCTGGTCGTCACCGCAGACGGCTCCTACCGGCGCGGCAAGCCGACAGCGCTGAAGCCGGCCGTGGACGAGTCCCTGGTCAAGGACGGGCACACGGTAACCAGCGTCGTGGTCGTAAAGCGCAACGGCGAGCCGGTCCAGTGGACCGAGGGCCGGGATCTCTGGTGGGACGACGTCGTCGGCACCGCGAGCGCCGAGCACACCGCCGTCGGGCACGAATCCGAGCATCCGCTGTTCATCCTGTACACCTCCGGCACCACGGGGAAGCCCAAGGGCATCCTGCACACCACCGGCGGCTACCTGGCACAGACCGCCTTCACGCACCTGAACACCTTTGACCTGAAGCCCGAGACGGACGTCTACTGGTGCACCGCAGACATCGGCTGGGTCACCGGGCATTCCTACGTCACCTATGCACCGCTGGTCAACGGCGCCACCCAGCTCATCTACGAGGGCACTCCGGATACCCCGCACCAGGGCCGCTGGTGGGAGCTGGTGGAGAAGTACAAGGTTTCCATCCTCTACACCGCTCCGACTGCCATCCGCACCTGCATGAAGTGGGGCCGCGACATTCCGGGCAAGTTCAACCTGGACTCCATCCGGGTGCTCGGCTCGGTGGGAGAGCCCATCAACCCCGAGGCGTGGATGTGGTACCGCACCGTCATTGGCGGCAACGGCGGCAAGAAGGACGTTCCCGCCCCCATCGTGGACACCTGGTGGCAGACCGAGACCGGCGCGCACATGATCGCGCCGATGCCCGGGGTCACCGCCACGAAGCCCGGCTCCGCGCAGGTGGCAGTGCCCGGCATCTCCATCGACGTGGTGGATGAGATGGGCGAATCGGTGCCCAACGGCTCCGGCGGATTCCTGGTCATCAAGGAGCCGTGGCCGGCCATGCTGCGCGGGATCTGGGGCGACCCCGAGCGGTTCAAGCAGACCTACTGGTCCCGGTTCGACAACATGTACTTCGCCGGCGACGGCGCCAAGAAGGACGAGGACGGCGATATCTGGCTGCTGGGCCGGGTCGACGACGTCATGAACGTTTCCGGGCACCGGCTCTCCACCACAGAAATCGAATCCGCCCTGGTCAGCCATCCCTCGGTCGCCGAGGCCGCCGTCGTCGGGGCGTCCGACGAGACCACGGGCGAGGCGGTGGTCGCGTTCGTGATCCTGCGCGGCAGCGCCAAGGACGACGACGACATCGTCACCACCCTGCGCAACCATGTGGGCAAGGAGATCGGCCCGATCGCCAAACCGCGGCACATCCTGGTGGTGCCGGAGCTGCCCAAGACCCGCTCCGGCAAGATCATGCGCCGGCTGCTCAAGGACGTGGCCGAGGGCCGCGAGGCCGGTGACTCCAGCACCCTGGCGGATAACACCGTGATGACCCAGATCGCGGAGTCGATGCGGAAGTAA